One window from the genome of Lepisosteus oculatus isolate fLepOcu1 chromosome 25, fLepOcu1.hap2, whole genome shotgun sequence encodes:
- the slc25a33 gene encoding solute carrier family 25 member 33 isoform X1, protein MAQKDTFLHLFAGGCGGTVGAIMTCPLEVIKTRLQSSGLSLRPIFQVQLGTLNGTGMIRPSPVAPGLFQVLRSILEKEGPRSLFRGLGPNLVGVAPSRAIYFAAYSKSKEKFNTVFVPNSGVVHMCSAGFAAFITNSLMNPIWMVKTRMQLERRERGVKQMNALQCARHVYRTEGICGFYRGLTASYAGISETIICFVIYETLKKHLANSKMASPASGGSEKEATDFLGLMAAAAFAKGCASCIAYPHEVIRTRLREEGSKYKYFFQTARLVALEEGYPAFYRGLMAQLIRQIPNTAIVLSTYELIVYLLGDVAK, encoded by the exons ATGGCCCAGAAAGATACGTTTTTGCATCTGTTTGCTGGAGG GTGCGGTGGGACAGTGGGCGCTATCATGACGTGCCCCCTGGAGGTCATCAAGACCCGGCTGCAGTCCTCCGGCCTGTCGCTGCGCCCCATCTTCCAGGTCCAGCTGGGCACCCTGAACGGCACGGGCATGATCCGGCCTTCGCCTGTGGCCCCGGGTCTCTTCCAAGTGTTGAG gtCCATTTTGGAGAAAGAAGGCCCGAGGTCACTCTTCAGGGGCCTGGGGCCCAATCTTGTTGGCGTAGCCCCTTCCAG AGCGATCTACTTTGCTGCCTACTCCAAATCCAAGGAGAAGTTCAACACTGTATTCGTGCCGAACAGTGGCGTCGTGCACATGTGCTCTGCGGGTTTCGCGG CTTTCATCACGAACTCCCTGATGAACCCAATCTGGATGGTGAAAACCCGAATGCAGCTGGAAAGAAG GGAACGGGGTGTGAAGCAGATGAACGCGTTGCAGTGCGCCAGACACGTGTATCGGACGGAAGGCATCTGTGGGTTTTACCGCGGACTCACGGCGTCCTACGCTGGGATCTCAGAGACTATTATCTGTTTCGTCATTTACGAAACGTTAAAGAAGCATCTGGCGAATTCCAAGATGGCCTCCCCAGCCAGCGGCGGGAGCGAGAAGGAGGCTACGGATTTCCTGGGGCTGATGGCGGCCGCGGCCTTCGCCAAGGGCTGCGCCTCCTGTATAGCGTACCCACACG AGGTGATCCGAACGAGACTTAGGGAGGAGGGCAGCAAGTACAAGTATTTCTTCCAGACAGCCCGGCTAGTGGCTCTGGAGGAGGGCTATCCGGCGTTCTACCGGGGACTGATGGCCCAGCTCATCCGCCAGATCCCCAACACGGCCATCGTGCTCTCCACCTACGAGCTCATCGTCTACCTGCTGGGAGACGTGGCCAAGTAG
- the slc25a33 gene encoding solute carrier family 25 member 33 isoform X2 yields MTCPLEVIKTRLQSSGLSLRPIFQVQLGTLNGTGMIRPSPVAPGLFQVLRSILEKEGPRSLFRGLGPNLVGVAPSRAIYFAAYSKSKEKFNTVFVPNSGVVHMCSAGFAAFITNSLMNPIWMVKTRMQLERRERGVKQMNALQCARHVYRTEGICGFYRGLTASYAGISETIICFVIYETLKKHLANSKMASPASGGSEKEATDFLGLMAAAAFAKGCASCIAYPHEVIRTRLREEGSKYKYFFQTARLVALEEGYPAFYRGLMAQLIRQIPNTAIVLSTYELIVYLLGDVAK; encoded by the exons ATGACGTGCCCCCTGGAGGTCATCAAGACCCGGCTGCAGTCCTCCGGCCTGTCGCTGCGCCCCATCTTCCAGGTCCAGCTGGGCACCCTGAACGGCACGGGCATGATCCGGCCTTCGCCTGTGGCCCCGGGTCTCTTCCAAGTGTTGAG gtCCATTTTGGAGAAAGAAGGCCCGAGGTCACTCTTCAGGGGCCTGGGGCCCAATCTTGTTGGCGTAGCCCCTTCCAG AGCGATCTACTTTGCTGCCTACTCCAAATCCAAGGAGAAGTTCAACACTGTATTCGTGCCGAACAGTGGCGTCGTGCACATGTGCTCTGCGGGTTTCGCGG CTTTCATCACGAACTCCCTGATGAACCCAATCTGGATGGTGAAAACCCGAATGCAGCTGGAAAGAAG GGAACGGGGTGTGAAGCAGATGAACGCGTTGCAGTGCGCCAGACACGTGTATCGGACGGAAGGCATCTGTGGGTTTTACCGCGGACTCACGGCGTCCTACGCTGGGATCTCAGAGACTATTATCTGTTTCGTCATTTACGAAACGTTAAAGAAGCATCTGGCGAATTCCAAGATGGCCTCCCCAGCCAGCGGCGGGAGCGAGAAGGAGGCTACGGATTTCCTGGGGCTGATGGCGGCCGCGGCCTTCGCCAAGGGCTGCGCCTCCTGTATAGCGTACCCACACG AGGTGATCCGAACGAGACTTAGGGAGGAGGGCAGCAAGTACAAGTATTTCTTCCAGACAGCCCGGCTAGTGGCTCTGGAGGAGGGCTATCCGGCGTTCTACCGGGGACTGATGGCCCAGCTCATCCGCCAGATCCCCAACACGGCCATCGTGCTCTCCACCTACGAGCTCATCGTCTACCTGCTGGGAGACGTGGCCAAGTAG